Genomic window (Deltaproteobacteria bacterium):
CTTCGGCCGGCTTGCCATACTGTTCGATAATCCGCTGGCGAACCTCCTTCTCGGAGGCTGTAGGCATCTGATCCTGCATTTTGACCATCTCCATCAGATATTGCGTGGGAAGAAATGCAGCCTGAGTGGAGAGGAACTGTCCGATTTTGATATACACGCCCTTAAGACGGACAAAATCCGCATAAAGCCGCTGGGCATTTCGGCTATGCAGGGCGTCCATCTTTTCCCGCCGAATCCCTTTCGGTGTACGACGATATGTCACAAGCCCAAACCACACGTAGCTGGCGAGTATCTTTGAGAATAATAAAACAGCAATGACCGCGCGGATTGAGCGGAATTTTAGCATTTTATCAATTTCCTTTCCTCCAGACAATAGCCCACCATCAAAGCGGCCAAAGATCGTCATGTCTCCACGGCTCGAAGGATAGAGCATAATATAAATTTAATACTAGACATACTAGCATAGTTATTGCTATATTTGCCGAGGGGCGTGAGCTAAGAGCATTGTCTTTTAATAGGTCTAGGGGCCCAGATTGTGCAATTGGGCCACAAAGGCGTGGGCTTTACCTGTAGAAGATTTCGCAAGGGATTTGGTTATAAGGCATCGAAGAATAAATGGAAGATTTCTCCGCCGTCGGCAACTCGATTCGTGAAATATTTCCGGGATTGTTTCGCATCCGCCTTCCTCAGCCACGATATGGAAGCGTATACGTGCATCTAGCGAAAGGCGGCTCTGGGCCCCTGACACTCTTCGACGCCGGCCTGCCACACCCTCTGACACAGAACGCCCTGCGTCGGCATCTGGGTGAGTTGGACGTTTCGGTCTCCGACTTAGAACAAATTGTCTATACTCACTCCCACATAGATCACATGGGCGGCGGTTCAGTCATATCCGGCCTGACGGATAGGCCCAAGCATATCGCTTTTCAGGGTTGTTTAGGAGTTTGCGAAGACTATCAAGAGTACAACCGCAGGGCTAGTTCCTGGAAATCGCTGATTCAGCACCTGAGCTATACGCCAGGTATGAAGGACCGGATTGTTCAGCTTTTGCCGATAGAATCTCGCGCGAAAGGGAATCTGCTGGATGGGAATATTTCGGTAGAAGACGCAGACCAAACCTATCATCTCTTCGATAAGGGGGCAGCCGAAATCAGGTTCGACCGGGGCATTTCGGATGGAGATTCGTTTGAGGCAGGCCCCTATGCATGGTCCGTGATCGAAACCCCGGGACACAATCCGCATCATGTCGTATTGGTAGAATCGGAAAACCGCTTTTCGGTTACCGGGGATATGATCCTGGATCACGGAACGCCGATTATGCGTTCCATGGGAGACGACGTGTCCGTATATCTCGCGTCCCTGCTAAAACTGAGGCGGACCGTACTGGGAACCGCGCTCACGTCGCACGGGTGCGTGTTTCCAGACGGTAATACCGCACTTTGTCGTGTGCTGGAGGAGCGCGAAGCGTTACTCGAGTGGGTATGGGCGGCGATACAGGACAGGCCTCAACGTCTGGTGGATATTTCGATGGCGGCCGGCGCGGCGGGAGTCGCAGGGAAAAAAGTAAATCCTATGTTGCTCATGGGTGTGCTTGATTCTGCGGTACATGTCTGGTCCGAACGGGGAGCGGTCTGGGTTGATCCATCTAACGGAATAGTGTCGATCAAATCCGACAAATGGGGTAGCTCCGCGGATGCTGAAGCGATGATTCCGCTCGATGAAGAACGTCCCAATATCGCGTAACTTGATAAGGATCGGGTCACATGAATGAGAAGCTAACCAAAGACTTGATGGAAAAATTTAACCCTCAGCTGGCTTCGGCGATCCAGTCGGCTAATAACGCAATGGCCGGGCTGCCCAAATTTCTCGGATGCAGAGTGACCGAACTTACACCGGGCAGGCTCATGGCCAATCTTCCGGTCCGCAAAGAACTGCTGACGCCTATTGGGAATTTGCATGGAGGTGTCCTTGCCGGGTTTGTCGACCACATTCTCGGGGTTGTGCTTTATCCCGTCATGAAGCCGGGACAATGGGCGGCTACCACCGAATTCAAGCTGAACTATCTCGCGCCAATCAAAGACGGGGTTCTGCTGGCGGAGTCGTCGGTGATTGCGATGACACGAAATACGGCTGTTGTGCGGGCGGAAGTTTCCAATGGGGAACGCCTCGTCTGTGCAGCCCAAGGCACGTTGCTGATTAGAGATCCGAAGGGCTCCTGAAGTTTAATCGCAGGGAGACAGTCTCAATGGCAATCAGTGGATTGAAGAGTCTGGTACAGCCAGCAATGGATTCGTTTGATTCTGGGAAGTCACGGCCGTTGGAGTGGCGTCAGCGCCAGCTTACAGGGATTATCCGTTTCTGTTTCAATCGTCGCCAGGAAATTCTGGCGGCCCTGCGCGACGATCTCGGAAAACCCACGAGGGAGGCTGTCGCTGCGGATATTGGGGCATCGATTATCGAAGCAGTCACTCTCAAGATGAATCTTCGGAAGTGGGCAAAGCGGGAACGGGTGTCCACACCTTTCCCCCTGCTTCCCGCCAACAGCTATATCGAAAAGGAACCATTCGGAGTCGTGCTGATTATCGGAGCCTGGAACTATCCACTCCAGCTGACTCTACTGCCCTTGGCCGGAGCTGTTGCTGCGGGCAATTGTGCGATTATCAAGCCTTCCGAAGTTGCACCTCGTACGTCGGAACTTCTCTCACGGGTACTCCCGGACTTCATCGATTCCGACTGCATCAGGGTGGTCGAGGGGGGGCCGGACGTGACCAGCCAGCTGTTGCAGGAACCGTTCGATTACATTTTCTATACAGGAAGCGGGGCGATCGGAAAGATCGTCATGAGGGCGGCTGCAGAGCGCTTGATACCGGTAACCCTTGAGCTGGGCGGCAAGAGTCCGTGTCTGGTGGATAGGGATATCAGTATTCAGGTGGCTGCCAAACGGATAGCGCTCGGCAAATGGATGAACGCTGGGCAGACCTGCATCGCGCCGGACTACGTTCTCGTCCACCAACAGGCTGAAGGCCGTTTGCTCGAAGCGCTAAGAGGCACGATACAGTCGTTTTATGGAAACAATCCGCAGAAAAGTCCGAATTACGCACGGATCGTCAATAAAAAGCATTTCGACCGGATTTCGAAATTCCTAAAAGATGGGAAAGTAGTGATCGGCGGGGAAAGCGACCCGAAAGACTGCTATATTGCGCCGACTGTCATCCGCGTTACCGATGGTAATGCACCGGTCATGCAGGAGGAGGTTTTCGGCCCTCTACTGCCGGTCATGGCGGTGCGTGACATGGAAGAAGCAATTGCGTTCGTTCGCTCCCGACCGAAACCCCTTGCCCTGTATCTTTTTTCAAACAACACGGATGTTCAGCAACGCGTGATCGCCAAGACATCCGCAGGTGGAGTCTGTATCAATCATACGGTTCTTCACGCGGGAAATCCGAACCTTCCTTTCGGCGGCGTTGGAGCGAGCGGTATCGGTGCCTATCACGGACGTCGCACCTTCGAGACGTTCACGCACCGAAAACCCGTACTCGAGAAGCCAGTATTTCCGGATTTCAGTTTCATGTACCCAAAAGAAAAGTCGGATTAAGGGGCAGAGTAAATTAGCGTCATCTCAAAATAGCCATCAACGAATTGAGGCTTAGAGGGTCCAGCTCGCGGGAAAATATGCAGTTGTCCGAGTCGAATTACGAAAGGCGGTTGACATGCAGAGCCAAGATTTCGATGTTCTAATTATCGGTGCAGGAATCTCTGGGATCGGAGCGGCCTGCCATTTAAGCCGCGAATGCCCGAACAGGCGGGTCGCCATCATCGAAAGGCGCAAGGCCATGGGCGGGACGTGGGATCTGTTTCGTTATCCGGGTATCCGCTCTGATTCCGATATGTTTACCTTTGGCTACAACTTCCGGCCTTGGACCAACCCGAAGACGCTGGCCGACGGTCCATCGATCAAGCGATACGTCATGGATGCCGCGCGAGAGAGTGGGGTCGACAAGAAAATCCACTACGGCTTGAGCGTGACCGGTGCCTTCTGGAACAGTAAGGACCAGCAGTGGACGATCGAAACACTGAGGGAAGAAAATGGCGAGGTCCAGAGCTATACATGCAGCTTTCTGCTGATTTGTACGGGGTATTACAATTACGACAAGGGCTATAAGCCAGACTTTCCGGGGGAAAAGGACTTTGAGGGCCGGGTAATCCATCCCCAGCAGTGGCCCGAGGATCTAGACTACAGCGGCAAGCGTGTAGTCGTCATCGGCAGCGGCGCGACGGCCGTCACTCTGATCCCGGCAATGGCAGATAAGACCTCACACATTACCATGTTGCAGCGGTCGCCGACATACATGATGTCGCTTCCGGAAGTGGACCCGATCGCCTCGCGACTGATGGGCTTGCTGCCCGAAATGGCGACCTACCGTATCATGCGCGCGCGCAATATCGCCCTGCAGTACTGGTCGTTCGTGATTTCGCGGAAATATCCCAAGCAGGCGCGCGAGCTATTTCTGGCTCTGGCCCGTTGGCAGCTTGGCAAGGACATCGACATGCGCCATTTCACTCCTAGCTACAATCCATGGGATGAACGCATCTGCGCGATGCCTGGAGGCGATCTGTTCAAGGCTATACGTAGTGGTCGCGCCTCGATTGTGACTGATAAAATAAAGACCTTTATTCCGAACGGGATATTATTGGAGTCGGGAAAGGAGCTGGAGGCCGACATCATAGTCTCAGCCACCGGCCTGGACCTGCAGTTCCTAGGCGGTATGAAACTTACTGTCGACGGAAAGGTTCGCCTTCCCAGGGAAGCGATGCTGTACAAGAGTGTGCTGCTCGAAGGCATTCCCAATGCTTCGATCGTGATCGGCTATACCAACGCCTCGTGGACGCTGCGGGCGGATCTGGCGGCCGAGTACCTTTGTCGCCTGCTCAACCACATGGACAAGAAGGGCTACGCCGTAGTGACGCCCGTTGACCGCGAGGGGTGCCGGACCGAGGAATCGGTCATGGGATCATTGAAGTCGGGCTACGTCTACCGTGCCATCGATAAGATGCCCCGTCAGGGTAGGCACGGCCCGTGGAAACTCACCCACAACTACTATCGGGACATTCTGATGCTGCGCAAGGGAGTGATCGAGGACCAGTATCTGGAGTTCTCGCGGGCGAAGTCCCCGATGTCACGTAGTCTTACATTGCATGAGATGGTCGATCGTGTCACAAAAGCCGCGGGGTGATGACTCATGTCAGGGGCGGACCAAACGTGTACCGGCAGGGCGGAGTAAAAGTTTACCACTTGGAGCGGGGGTTTAATGTGGATTCCGGTGATCGGGTTCGGGCTGGAAATGGCTGGTTTTGACCCATCCCGGGGTGCGTGAAAAGGAAACGGGGCTGTACGGCCCCGTTTCCTTTTCGCGTGGTGGGCCAACGGTCAGGCCAGTCGGCGTTCCTTCTTGCTCCTGGCGAGGCGGTAGCTTTCGCCGTTCATCTCCAGAATGTGGAAATGGTGGGTGAGGCGGTCGAGCAGCGTCCCGGTGAGCTGCTCAGAGCCCATGATCTCGGTCCATTCGTCGAAGGGGAGATTGCTGGTGACGAGAACCGATCCCCGCTCGTACCTCTGGCTGAAAACCTCGAATAGCAGTTCCGCCCCGGTCTTGGAGAGCGGCACTGCCCCGTACCTCTCTTTGGGTCCGCACTAAACTGAAAGCTCCGGCGGGTTGAACGTCGTGCATCCTTCAGGCTGGCCTGCGGCCCTTATTCGGTCCCGCACGGGCACCAGTTCTCGTTCAGGCACTCGTCCCGCATCCGTCCGTTGAAACTCTCCACGTAGGCATTCTGGATGGGCTTGCCCGGCTCGATAAACGCCAGCCGGATTCCCGTCTCGAACGCCCACTGGCCCACCAGCCGGCAGGCCCGCCGCTGCGGAAGGCCGTGCTCGTTCTCCGCGAACCCGCACGCCTTCCGCCTCGCGGCGGGCGTTACCAATTTTTCGCGATGATTGCCCGCGCCGCCTGAAGGTCCAAGGCCCGATTGACCACCAGCTGCCTCAGTTAGCGGTTTTCCTCTTCCAGCGCATTCAGACGCATTGCATCCGACACTTCCAGCCCGCCGCAATTCGCTTTCCACCGGTACAACGTGCCTGCGCTGATCCCGTGGCGGCGGGTGATGTCCTCTACCGCCGTCCCGGCCTCATGCTCCTTCAGGATTCCAATGACCTGCTCTTCGCTAAAACGGCTTTTCTTCACCGTCGTCTCCAGTTCCAAAGCTGTCCGCCATTGAACCACGGCGGACAGGTCAGGCCGGTTTCTTTCATTATACGACGGACCGGAACGGTGGGTACGGGTCAGGTCGTCATCCAGAATCCCATCGATGACCCCGGTATACGCCGCCAGCTTCGGCTTCGCCGTCGGTTCCTTTCGGCAGTAGCCCGGCGAAACCGAAAACATCAGTATCTCCCTCACCGTATTCCGGTGAACCCCGAACCGGCTCGGCGCTTCACGGCCGCTTAATCTCTCAACCTGACACGCCCGTCTAATCCTCGCATACAACTCCACTTTGTACATCTCCCTGGACACGCCTCCCGTCCGGCTTTTCCCTCATTCCAGGATCTACCTGACCGAAGGGCTTGCCGGCGGTTCACTTTTGCTCCGCCCTTCACACACAATATGGCCGAATACTCGGCGAACCGGCCTGAGCGGCGTACGGTCAAAAGCTATCTCCAGGACGGGACCCTTTCCCCAGAAGCCATGGAACGGGTTTTTCTGATCGCAGAGAAATTCTTTCATGTAGCTCCTTGGGATGCGACCGGAGGTGACAATCCTTTTCATCTAAATGCTCCCGGTTGGGGGCTGTCGGACGCGACCGTCGTGGTAATCGGAGCGTCCGGGGAAAGTGTCGGCCTGCCGATTTTTGCATCGTCTGATTACATCTGTCGTTTCACGATATGGCGCTGGTATTTTTCGACGGTTCAACGCCCGATCCTGAGCTCCTGAAGTCGGTGCGATCCAACAATTTCGAGCGGAAACGGGAGATGCCGAAACCGATGCTGGCCGAAATCGGGAAATCCGGCTGGCCGGTCGCCGGGCCCGATGCCTACCCCCGCATCTTGTGGACAGATACGGGTAATGTAAACAAACCGATTACGGAGCGGGAGGTTGATCTTTAGTACGGCGGTCGCCACTGGCGTGACCGCTTTCATGCGCCTGAACTCGGAAATATTCGATGAACCGTACCCGGAACCTGTCGAGATGACCGTCGCCTGTGCGGGGTTGCCTGGAATGCCCTCGATTACGCATACGCTCCCGCACCAGATTATCCCTTGGATCGACGAATTGGGGGACGGGCCAGACGATATCGGCTGATATCCGGCCGCGTCGGACGTAAAATCGACGTATCTCGCGCGGCGGCATCGTTCAATGCGCCCGGTACGGCACTGGTTCCACAGGTGGCGTAAGGGTCCTGTAGCGTCACGTCTACGGGCTCCCGTGACAGCGGCTCACCAGACGTACGTCATTGGCAGCACCACGTATTTCGCACGGTAGTTTCGCCTCGGCCACGTATTTCCGGTGTAAATAGCCCCCCATTATTCCTGATAATGCCGCGCTTCCGGGCCGCACCAGGCAATGGTTTCCCGGTTTACCTGCGCGAATTAGTCATGTGCGCAAGTTCAGCCCATTTTTATGCAAATGGTTCGTCGCTAACTTGGTTCGGTGATGACCGGCGAGGCCCGAAATGGGTGTCCGCCCAAAAGGGTCATTGTTGAGCAGACGCGGAACCCGCAGATTGGTGATGAAAGGTCAGGCTGAATCTTGCGCAAGGAAAGATCATTTTTGCTCGGTCCCAGATTCGCCAGAGTTTCAGTGGGGACGAAAATTCCGGATTTCTGGCCATTTTATTTACCTCCCCTCCGGCCGCATCCTGATCCTGGAAAAGGAGATCGACATTGGAACCTCAACTCTCTCCACTCGCCAGATTCATCTTCGCCAGACTCAAGCGGCGCTCGGCGGTAATTCCCCAGGCATCCCTGTTCATCCGGGATCTGAAAAGCGCCATCCGTCGTCAGGGCTACGAAATCGCCGGCGATGAACTGGGGCAGGCCTTCGATGAGCTGATCAGGGCAGGTCTGGCGCACCTTAAGGTTCGCAAGGACTACATGGGGCTTATCGCGCTAAAACGGTTCGAAGGCCTTAAATCTCAAGATTAACCTCAAAGGAGAAACGCCATGAACAACAATTCCCTCAAGCTGGTGGATGCCGGACTCGTCCGGATCGACGAATGCTGCCGGTTCCTCGGCATCAGCAGGGCGAAGCTATACGAGGTCATGGACCAGGGTGAACTTCCTTATGTGAAGATCGGCCGATCGCGGCGGATCCCGCAGCAGGCGATGAAGGAGTTCGCGGCGAGCAGGATAGTGGGCTTAGGCGATTCGCACACCGGCTGATCCCGGGTTAAGATGCTTAGTTAACCTGACCGGGGAAGGTTCCCGGTAGCTACGGAGTCGGAACGTGTCCAGGCGGCGTGGAAAAGGCGAAGGTTCGATTGTCGAGCGAAGGCCCGGCCAGTGGCTGGCCGTCCTGACCGTCGGCATTGATGCGAACGGCCGCCGGCGGCGGAAGTACGTTTATGGAACGACCAAGAAGGCGGTTCAGGATAAACTGCTGGCGCTCCGGAGCGATGCCGCGCGGGGATTGATTGTGGCCACCGACCGGATGACGATTGCGGAATTCCTCCGCCGATGGCTCAAGGATTCAGCAAAACTCAGATTGAGGCCCACGTCCTATGACCGGTTCGAATGGTTTGTCGAGAAGCAGATTCTGCCGCGAATTGGCGGGGTGCAGCTTACCGCACTAACGCCTGCCCACGTCCAGGCGCTTTATGCCTCTATGATTCGGGACAAGAAGTCTGCGCGCGCATGCCAGCATGTGCATGTGATTCTTCATTCTGCATTAAACGAGGCCCTGAGATGGGGCCTTGTCTCCCGTAACGTCTGCGACGCTGTCCGGAGACCCCGGCATGTGAGCAAGCCTATCCAACCTCTGGATAAGGAACAGGTTCAGAAGTTTCTCAAACATACCCGCGGAAAGAGGCTTGAAGCGCTCATGATCCTGGCGCTGACCACAGGACTCCGGCAGGGAGAGCTTCTTGCTCTCGATTGGAAGGATCTGGACCTTGCCGCCGGCACGGTGAGTGTGCGGAAGACGCTTGTAGAGATCAAAGGGGAGTTCTCCATCGGTGAACCCAAGACCGCGCAATCGAACCGGCAGGTACGGCTGCCGGAAATCGCAGTGCAGGTTCTGAAGGTGCATAAGGAAAAGATGCTGGCCGAAGGGAACATCTCGGCACCGGTATTCTGCGACTCGGACGGCGGATATATCCGCAAGAGCAATCTGCTTCGTCGGGACTTCCGGGGGATACTCAAGGCAGCGAAGTTGCCGATGATCCGGTTCCATGACCTGCGCCATACGTTTGCGACACTGTCGATTGCCGAAGGCGTACCGATCAAGGTGATCCAGGAGGCGCTTGGTCATAGTTCCGTCACCCTTACGCTCGGGACCTATTCCCATGTGCTTCCATCGATGCAGGAAGAGGCCGTCACGAAGCTGAATCGGCTGTTCGGAACGCTGGATTCCCAAGATAGGTTGTACTTAGGTTGTACGAAGGCTCCGGAGGGTGCCCCAGCGAAGAAGCGGGCTCGGAGAAAGTCCAAGGAAAAACAGGAAGTTAACGATGGTGGCTGGGGTGGGGGTCGAACCCACGACCTACGGCTTATGAGACCGTCCGAGATGGGGTTCCACAGGTGGCAATGACGATCCAGAATCGTCTGAAAATCAATAGGTTGCATTGCTTTTGAAATCTGCTGGCGTCTGCTGAAACCACCTGTTTCCATGGATAGGTTGTACGGGGTTGCTCACGGCAGGGCGATACGGACCGATAAGGGCTCCCTCTGCGACTGTTGCTCATGCTCAGTGTAAGAACTTCCTCACTGCTGCGTCCTCCATTCCAGGGAAAGCCACTTATCTGGCACCCACAGACAGGAGTAATCGGAAATGCCACGCGACCACACTTTTCACCACACACACACACGCAGTAATGGCAACGACCACAATTGTCATGCTCATGGCCACGCCAGGCATTCTCCAGCCGTCACACCCGCCAAGTCTGATTTTTACACCTGCCCAATGCATCCCGAAGTAGTGCAGGAAGGGCCGGGAAATTGTCCCAAATGCGGGATGGCACTGGAGCCAGTGACTATTGCTGTCCAGACCGAAGAAAACACTGAATTCAATGACATGTCACGCCGGTTCTGGATCAGTCTAGCGCTGACGTTCCCCATATTTCTCCTCGCCATGGGTGAGATGATCCCCGGGCAATCATTGAGCTGGCTGTTACCGCCGCAACCGACACGCTGGATCCAGTTTTTTCTTGCTACCCCAGTTGTAATGTGGGGTGGCTGGCCATTTTTCGAACGGATGTGGACATCTTTTCGCAACCGTCACCTGAACATGTTCACCTTGATTGGCATTGGCACCGGTGCTGCATGGGGCTTTAGTGTAGCGGCATTACTGGTTCCAGAAATGTTTCCGGCCGGATTCCGGGGACATAACGGAGAAGTTGGGATCTATTTCGAAGCAGCTTCTGTGATTGTTGTGCTTGTTTTGCTCGGCCAGGTTCTGGAATTGAAAGCGAGAGACCGCACAGCAGGCGCGATCCGGACGTTAATGGATATGGCACCCAAGGTAGCACGGCGCGTAGATCCAGATGGAACGGAAACAGATATACCCCTGGAGCAAGTTGCAACGAACGACATCCTCCGGGTGCGGCCAGGCGAAAAAATCCCCGTTGACGGGATCATCCAGTCTGGGAGAAGTTCAGTGGATGAAGCACTTCTTTCGGGCGAGTCCATTCCAGTTGAAAAGGGACCAGGAGATTCGGTCACCGGCGCGACCCTCAACGTAAATGGCACATTTTTGATGCAAGCCAGGCAGGTCGGTTCAGCTACAGTTCTGGCCCGTATCGTGCAAATGGTTGGAGAAGCTCAACGCAGCCGTGCTCCGCTCCAGAAACTTGCTGACCGGGTTTCAGGGATATTTGTTCCAGCAGTAATTGCCATCGCGGCGATTTCCTTTGCTATTTGGTCAATATGGGGGCCTCAACCTGCATATGCATATGCGTTAGCCAGTTCGGTAACCGTGCTCATTATCGCCTGCCCATGCGCACTAGGCTTGGCAACGCCAATGTCAGTCATGGTAGGCGTCGGCCGGGGAGCGACGATGGGAGTGTTGATCCGAAATGCTGAAGCACTGGAGGCAATGTCCAAAATCGATACCCTTGTCGTTGACAAGACCGGAACACTGACCGACGGTCGGCCTAAACTGACAAGCATTGAGTCTCTCGGCAGTTGGAATGAGGAAGAGATTCTTCGTCTTGCTGCCGGGCTTGAATTGGGTAGTGAGCATCCACTGGCTGCATCTATCCTGGCAGCAGCAGAAGACCGGAAACTATCTCCGTCGCTGGTCAGCGGCTTCCAGTCAATCCCGGGGCAAGGCATAGTTGCTTCTCTGAACGGAGAACCGGTCGTGCTCGGCAACACCAAACTGATGGATGCCCAGGGGATTGATGTGAATAGTGCAGGAGACCGAGCGAATACAATGCGCTCTCATGGACAGACGGTAATGTTTCTCGCTGTCGCGAACCGCTTGCAGGGACTCATAGGTGTCGCTGATCCTGTACGTGAGAGTACTCCTGAGGCAATCCGGGCACTTCGTGAAGAAGGCGTGCATATTATAATGTTGACCGGAGACAGCCGGATTACAGCCAAGGCAGTCGCCAGTACGTTAGGAATTGACGAGGTATACGCAGAGGTTTCACCGGCCCAAAAGCATTCGGCAATAAAGCGACTCCAGGCTGAGGGGCGTAAAGTCGCCATGGCGGGCGACGGAGTAAATGATGCCCCCGCCCTGGCTCAGGCCCATGTTGGAATCGCCATGGGTAATGGCACCGATGTGGCCATGGAGAGTGCGGGAATCACCCTTTTAAAAGGGGACCTTCGAGGCATTGTCAAGGCACGCCGTCTTAGCCGGGCGACTGTGCAGAATATCCGACAAAACCTGTTTTTTGCCTTTATATACAATGCATTGGGAGTACCAGTGGCAGCTGGAGCTCTGTATCCCGCATTCGGCATTCACCTCAATCCCATGTTCGCTGCTGCCGCCATGAGTCTTAGCTCGGTATCGGTCATCGTAAATGCCCTGCGGCTCCGAAAGACGGCCCTATAGTGATGATCTCCGTTACGCGGACACTTTCCACAGGTTCACGCCTCCTTTGCCTAAGTGGACTTGCTCCCATTCTGAACAGCGATCAAAATGGAAAAGGCATGCGGTTAAAGAAGGCTATACCCGTCGCGCTGGTTGCGTTTTTCACGCTGCAGACAGCTGTCTCGCTTGCCTGTGAGCAGCGGTGCCATCGTCCCCTACAAACCGTCAATGAGGTTGAAGTCGATGCCGATTTACCGCCCTGCCACCGGGGAGCCGCAACGCCGGACAACTCTCCGGTAGACAGCCAGCCCTGCTCCTTCAAGGGATGCATGGACTTGCGGTCATTGGATTCTTCCCACGCAAGCGCGCCGGTCAGTATTCCACTT
Coding sequences:
- a CDS encoding MBL fold metallo-hydrolase, with amino-acid sequence MEDFSAVGNSIREIFPGLFRIRLPQPRYGSVYVHLAKGGSGPLTLFDAGLPHPLTQNALRRHLGELDVSVSDLEQIVYTHSHIDHMGGGSVISGLTDRPKHIAFQGCLGVCEDYQEYNRRASSWKSLIQHLSYTPGMKDRIVQLLPIESRAKGNLLDGNISVEDADQTYHLFDKGAAEIRFDRGISDGDSFEAGPYAWSVIETPGHNPHHVVLVESENRFSVTGDMILDHGTPIMRSMGDDVSVYLASLLKLRRTVLGTALTSHGCVFPDGNTALCRVLEEREALLEWVWAAIQDRPQRLVDISMAAGAAGVAGKKVNPMLLMGVLDSAVHVWSERGAVWVDPSNGIVSIKSDKWGSSADAEAMIPLDEERPNIA
- a CDS encoding transposase, giving the protein MFSVSPGYCRKEPTAKPKLAAYTGVIDGILDDDLTRTHRSGPSYNERNRPDLSAVVQWRTALELETTVKKSRFSEEQVIGILKEHEAGTAVEDITRRHGISAGTLYRWKANCGGLEVSDAMRLNALEEENR
- a CDS encoding PaaI family thioesterase → MEKFNPQLASAIQSANNAMAGLPKFLGCRVTELTPGRLMANLPVRKELLTPIGNLHGGVLAGFVDHILGVVLYPVMKPGQWAATTEFKLNYLAPIKDGVLLAESSVIAMTRNTAVVRAEVSNGERLVCAAQGTLLIRDPKGS
- a CDS encoding helix-turn-helix domain-containing protein, translated to MNNNSLKLVDAGLVRIDECCRFLGISRAKLYEVMDQGELPYVKIGRSRRIPQQAMKEFAASRIVGLGDSHTG
- a CDS encoding site-specific integrase — translated: MSRRRGKGEGSIVERRPGQWLAVLTVGIDANGRRRRKYVYGTTKKAVQDKLLALRSDAARGLIVATDRMTIAEFLRRWLKDSAKLRLRPTSYDRFEWFVEKQILPRIGGVQLTALTPAHVQALYASMIRDKKSARACQHVHVILHSALNEALRWGLVSRNVCDAVRRPRHVSKPIQPLDKEQVQKFLKHTRGKRLEALMILALTTGLRQGELLALDWKDLDLAAGTVSVRKTLVEIKGEFSIGEPKTAQSNRQVRLPEIAVQVLKVHKEKMLAEGNISAPVFCDSDGGYIRKSNLLRRDFRGILKAAKLPMIRFHDLRHTFATLSIAEGVPIKVIQEALGHSSVTLTLGTYSHVLPSMQEEAVTKLNRLFGTLDSQDRLYLGCTKAPEGAPAKKRARRKSKEKQEVNDGGWGGGRTHDLRLMRPSEMGFHRWQ
- a CDS encoding copper-translocating P-type ATPase translates to MPRDHTFHHTHTRSNGNDHNCHAHGHARHSPAVTPAKSDFYTCPMHPEVVQEGPGNCPKCGMALEPVTIAVQTEENTEFNDMSRRFWISLALTFPIFLLAMGEMIPGQSLSWLLPPQPTRWIQFFLATPVVMWGGWPFFERMWTSFRNRHLNMFTLIGIGTGAAWGFSVAALLVPEMFPAGFRGHNGEVGIYFEAASVIVVLVLLGQVLELKARDRTAGAIRTLMDMAPKVARRVDPDGTETDIPLEQVATNDILRVRPGEKIPVDGIIQSGRSSVDEALLSGESIPVEKGPGDSVTGATLNVNGTFLMQARQVGSATVLARIVQMVGEAQRSRAPLQKLADRVSGIFVPAVIAIAAISFAIWSIWGPQPAYAYALASSVTVLIIACPCALGLATPMSVMVGVGRGATMGVLIRNAEALEAMSKIDTLVVDKTGTLTDGRPKLTSIESLGSWNEEEILRLAAGLELGSEHPLAASILAAAEDRKLSPSLVSGFQSIPGQGIVASLNGEPVVLGNTKLMDAQGIDVNSAGDRANTMRSHGQTVMFLAVANRLQGLIGVADPVRESTPEAIRALREEGVHIIMLTGDSRITAKAVASTLGIDEVYAEVSPAQKHSAIKRLQAEGRKVAMAGDGVNDAPALAQAHVGIAMGNGTDVAMESAGITLLKGDLRGIVKARRLSRATVQNIRQNLFFAFIYNALGVPVAAGALYPAFGIHLNPMFAAAAMSLSSVSVIVNALRLRKTAL
- a CDS encoding NAD(P)/FAD-dependent oxidoreductase, with the protein product MQSQDFDVLIIGAGISGIGAACHLSRECPNRRVAIIERRKAMGGTWDLFRYPGIRSDSDMFTFGYNFRPWTNPKTLADGPSIKRYVMDAARESGVDKKIHYGLSVTGAFWNSKDQQWTIETLREENGEVQSYTCSFLLICTGYYNYDKGYKPDFPGEKDFEGRVIHPQQWPEDLDYSGKRVVVIGSGATAVTLIPAMADKTSHITMLQRSPTYMMSLPEVDPIASRLMGLLPEMATYRIMRARNIALQYWSFVISRKYPKQARELFLALARWQLGKDIDMRHFTPSYNPWDERICAMPGGDLFKAIRSGRASIVTDKIKTFIPNGILLESGKELEADIIVSATGLDLQFLGGMKLTVDGKVRLPREAMLYKSVLLEGIPNASIVIGYTNASWTLRADLAAEYLCRLLNHMDKKGYAVVTPVDREGCRTEESVMGSLKSGYVYRAIDKMPRQGRHGPWKLTHNYYRDILMLRKGVIEDQYLEFSRAKSPMSRSLTLHEMVDRVTKAAG
- a CDS encoding aldehyde dehydrogenase family protein, which encodes MDSFDSGKSRPLEWRQRQLTGIIRFCFNRRQEILAALRDDLGKPTREAVAADIGASIIEAVTLKMNLRKWAKRERVSTPFPLLPANSYIEKEPFGVVLIIGAWNYPLQLTLLPLAGAVAAGNCAIIKPSEVAPRTSELLSRVLPDFIDSDCIRVVEGGPDVTSQLLQEPFDYIFYTGSGAIGKIVMRAAAERLIPVTLELGGKSPCLVDRDISIQVAAKRIALGKWMNAGQTCIAPDYVLVHQQAEGRLLEALRGTIQSFYGNNPQKSPNYARIVNKKHFDRISKFLKDGKVVIGGESDPKDCYIAPTVIRVTDGNAPVMQEEVFGPLLPVMAVRDMEEAIAFVRSRPKPLALYLFSNNTDVQQRVIAKTSAGGVCINHTVLHAGNPNLPFGGVGASGIGAYHGRRTFETFTHRKPVLEKPVFPDFSFMYPKEKSD